The following coding sequences lie in one Primulina huaijiensis isolate GDHJ02 chromosome 2, ASM1229523v2, whole genome shotgun sequence genomic window:
- the LOC140956892 gene encoding uncharacterized protein: MPPRRAPSTDRHDGIPGEQAPRPQVEIYEQFRRLNPKDLGGTTDPFVAEGWIRSLELHFQYLDMRDVDRVRCATYMLRDDASLWWEGAAHGGESSIAELIRKFDRGCNFVPIIARDDTDKLRHLMDGLRPTIRRDVMLMRLASYDAATACSLQVEQAWRNIDIEM; encoded by the exons ATGCCTCCCAGAAGAGCTCCTAGTACAGACAGGCATGATGGAATTCCAGGAG AGCAGGCTCCTAGACCTCAGGTGGAAATTTATGAGCAGTTCAGGAGGCTCAACCCGAAGGATCTTGGTGGCACCACTGACCCGTTTGTGGCAGAGGGGTGGATTCGATCACTCGAGTTGCACTTTCAGTACCTGGATATGAGAGATGTGGATAGGGTAAGATGTGCCACGTATATGCTGAGAGATGATGCATCTCTTTGGTGGGAGGGAGCAGCACATGGG GGGGAATCGTCTATTGCAGAGTTGATCCGAAAGTTCGATAGGGGCTGCAACTTTGTGCCCATTATAGCTAGGGATGATACGGACAAGCTGAGGCACTTAATGGATGGCCTCAGACCGACCATTCGTCGGGATGTTATGCTGATGAGGCTGGCGAGTTATGATGCTGCAACTGCTTGTTCCTTACAGGTAGAGCAGGCTTGGAGAAATATTGATATAGAGATGTAG